In Thermodesulfobacteriota bacterium, the sequence GATTCGCTCTGTCCGCGAGGCGGGGGCCCCCCCGGGAACGACCGTCACCGTTTCCGCCCTGTTCGGGAACGTTCCTGCCCGCCGCAAGTTCCTCAAAAGCGAGCGCACCGAATCGTCCCACCTGCGGGACGTCTTCCACGGGGTGGCGATTCCGGGCGAGGGGATCTCGTTCCGGCTCATCGATTCCGCCGGGACGTTCTCCTATGAAAGCCGCGAGCCGGCGACGGAGCGCGCGCGGCGGCACGCGGGGGACGACGCGCAGTACCTCGTCCCCGTGGACCTTTCCTCGGCGTTTTTCCGCGTCTTCGGCTGGGCGGGGCTGCCGCAGGCGTCCCGCGCGGGCGCATCCGGCCTCTGGTTCTTCGTCAACGGGCGGCGGTTCCGGGACCGGGGGCTCCATGCGGCGGTCCGGGAGGCGTACCGGGGGATCCTCCCTGCCGATCGGCTGCCGATGGTCTATCTCTTCATCACCTGCGCGCCGGGCGAGGTGGACGTCAACGTGCACCCGGCCAAGACCGAGGTCCGGTTCCGCTACCCGCGGGACCTGCACGAGCTGGCGCGCCATGCGATCGGCCGGGCGCTCGGGGAAATCCCGGAGCGGCACGGGACCCCGACGCGGGCCGCCGGAACGGAGGCATCGTCAGCGGCGCCGTTCCCGCCATCCACGCTGCACCGGACCGGCGCCTTCGCCCCTCCCGCCCCCCTGCCGTTCCGCCCGGCGGAATCCGCGGGAGAGCGCTTCTTCTCTTCCCTGCGCCCCCTGGGGCAGATCCTGGGGACCTTCCTCGTGTGCGAGGGGCCGGACGCCCTGATCCTGATCGACCAGCATGCGGCGGACGAACGGATCGTGTTCTCGCGGCTGAAGGAAAAGTATCTCGGGAGAAGCGCGCCGGTCCAGCGCTGGCTCCAGCCGCTGGAGGCGAAGCTCCCGGGCATCCTGCCCGGCGAGCGCGAGCTCCTGGAGGCCTTCCTCGAACGGGCCGGATTCGACTTCGAGCCGGAGGGGAAGGCGGCGTTCCGGATCGCGGGGGGGCCCGCAGCGCTGTCCCGGTTTGACGCGCCGGGCTGGTGGGAGGAGCTGTGCGAGTCGCTGCGCGTCCAGGAAACCGGCCCGAAGGACATCTTCAACGCGGACCGGGAGCTCTGGCGGATGGCCTGCCACTCCTCCGTGCGGGGCGGGGACCTGTTGACGGCGGAGCAGATCCGCCGCCTCCTCGCGGAGCTGGACGAGGCGGTGGCCGCCCATAGCTGCCCGCACGGCCGCCCCGTGTGGATCCGCCTCTCCCGCGCCCGGCTGGACGCCCTGTTCCACCGCACGGGATAAGTGCTCCAATTCATAAATACGGTAGCATTCGAGCGCCGGCCGCTCCCGGGCCTCCATGCCCTCCGCGGCACTTGGCCATCCATGGCCATCGCTGCCGCCCCCGGCGGAGTTGTGCCCCTCATGCCGAGGCATGTTTTCGTATCGGCTCCCGGGGGTACCCCAGGGAGCGTATTTTGTCCGAGAAGAGGGGCGCTCCTTGCGGCGTACTCCACAGTACGCCTCAGTCGTGCGCCTTGCCGGATGCGGCGCATCGACGCTCTCGGTGCTATACCGTATTTATGAACTGGAGCACTCCCGCCCCCCGAATCATCGTCCTCTCAGGGCCAACCGCTTCCGGAAAGTCGGACCTTGCGCTCTCCCTCGCCCTCGCATTTCCCGTGGAGATCGTCAACGCCGACTCCCTGCAGGTGTACCGCCACCTCGACATCGGCACCGCCAAGCCCTCCCCGGAGGAACGCGGCCGGGTCCCCCATCACCTGATCGACGTGGCGGACCCTGACGAGCCGTACAACGCGGGACGATACGTGGCCGAAGCGCGGGAGGCCATCGCGGGGATCGTCGCCCGCGGGAACGTGCCGCTGGTCGTCGGGGGGACGGGGATGTACCTGCGAGCGCTGCTGCGGGGGCTCGACCCGGTTCCCGCGGACCCAGCGGTGCGCGGCGAGTTGGACCGCCGTTGGCAGGAGGAGGGCGCTGCGGCGCTTCACGCCGAGCTGGCGCGGATCGATCCGGATACCGCCGCCCGGGTCCACCCCTCCGACCGGCTCCGCGTCGTCCGGGCCCTGGAGATCGCCCGCGTCGGCGGGATCCCGCCCAGCCGGGCGAGGGCGGCGTGGGGCGCGGGGAGGGAGATGTACCGCTCCCTCTTTCTCGCCCTCTGGCCGGATCGGGAATCGCTGTATCGGAGGATCGACGAGCGTACGGAGGGGATGTTCCGCCGGGGACTGTTGAACGAGGTTCGGTGGCTCCTCGACCGGGGGTACGGAAGGGAGCTGAAACCGCTCGGAGGGCTCGGGTACCGGCAGGCGATAGCCCATCTGCTCGACGGGATTCCCCTCCCGGAGGCCGTGGCCTCGACGAAACGGGACACCCGCCGGTACGCGAAGCGCCAGATCACCTGGCTCGCGGCCGAGCCGGCCCTCGTCCGGCTCGATCCGGCGGGGGCCGTCCGGGAGGCCGGGCATCGGATCAATATGTTCTTGTCGTGATCCAAAATCAGAATAAAATAAAGGTTTACGCCACAACAGGGAGCGCCGGATGATCCTCCAATACCTCGATTTCGAGCGCCCGATCATCGATCTCGAAAACCGCCTCGATCAGCTCCAGCGCCTGGACGACGGGACCGACAAGAGCGTCCGGGAAGAGGCCGTGAAGCTGGAGAAGAAGATCGGCAAGATCCGGAAGGAGATCTTCTCGAACCTCACCCGGTGGCAGATCACGCAGCTCGCGCGCCATCCGAACCGGCCGTACATGACCGATTACGTCGGGCTCATCTTCAAGAACTTCCTGGAGATCCACGGGGACCGGGCGTTCCGGGACGATCCCTCGATGATCTGCGGCTTCGCGGAGCTGGACGGGCAGCGGGCGCTCCTCATCGGACAGCAAAAGGGGCGCAACACCAACGAGAAGATCCAGCGGAACTTCGGCATGGCGAACCCGGAAGGGTACCGCAAGGCGCTGCGCGCCATGCGGCTGGCGGAGAAGTTCTCCCTGCCCGTCATCACGTTCATCGACACCCCCGGCGCGTTCCCGGGGATCGGGGCGGAGGAGCGCGGGCAGTCCGAGGCGATCGCGAGGAACCTCCTGGAGATGTCCCACCTGAAGACCCCCATCG encodes:
- the mutL gene encoding DNA mismatch repair endonuclease MutL encodes the protein MAGRIRPLPDDLVNRIAAGEVVERPASVLKELLENAVDSGAGTVEAQVSGPFPFTLRVTDDGCGMTREEAELALRRHTTSKIASADDLDRIASFGFRGEALPSIASVSRLALVTRPAGAPAASELKAEGGEIRSVREAGAPPGTTVTVSALFGNVPARRKFLKSERTESSHLRDVFHGVAIPGEGISFRLIDSAGTFSYESREPATERARRHAGDDAQYLVPVDLSSAFFRVFGWAGLPQASRAGASGLWFFVNGRRFRDRGLHAAVREAYRGILPADRLPMVYLFITCAPGEVDVNVHPAKTEVRFRYPRDLHELARHAIGRALGEIPERHGTPTRAAGTEASSAAPFPPSTLHRTGAFAPPAPLPFRPAESAGERFFSSLRPLGQILGTFLVCEGPDALILIDQHAADERIVFSRLKEKYLGRSAPVQRWLQPLEAKLPGILPGERELLEAFLERAGFDFEPEGKAAFRIAGGPAALSRFDAPGWWEELCESLRVQETGPKDIFNADRELWRMACHSSVRGGDLLTAEQIRRLLAELDEAVAAHSCPHGRPVWIRLSRARLDALFHRTG
- the miaA gene encoding tRNA (adenosine(37)-N6)-dimethylallyltransferase MiaA, with amino-acid sequence MNWSTPAPRIIVLSGPTASGKSDLALSLALAFPVEIVNADSLQVYRHLDIGTAKPSPEERGRVPHHLIDVADPDEPYNAGRYVAEAREAIAGIVARGNVPLVVGGTGMYLRALLRGLDPVPADPAVRGELDRRWQEEGAAALHAELARIDPDTAARVHPSDRLRVVRALEIARVGGIPPSRARAAWGAGREMYRSLFLALWPDRESLYRRIDERTEGMFRRGLLNEVRWLLDRGYGRELKPLGGLGYRQAIAHLLDGIPLPEAVASTKRDTRRYAKRQITWLAAEPALVRLDPAGAVREAGHRINMFLS
- a CDS encoding acetyl-CoA carboxylase carboxyltransferase subunit alpha, yielding MILQYLDFERPIIDLENRLDQLQRLDDGTDKSVREEAVKLEKKIGKIRKEIFSNLTRWQITQLARHPNRPYMTDYVGLIFKNFLEIHGDRAFRDDPSMICGFAELDGQRALLIGQQKGRNTNEKIQRNFGMANPEGYRKALRAMRLAEKFSLPVITFIDTPGAFPGIGAEERGQSEAIARNLLEMSHLKTPIVGVVVGEGGSGGALALGVGDEILMMEYAVYSVISPEGCASILWRDTAKAEVAAEMMKNTAADLKKFRVIDRIVPEPMGGAHRDHKAAAEALRAALLETLPPLLSMPVPKLLDRRYRKFREMGEMKKRSAG